The nucleotide sequence taacagattatattattatgcatttttatattgcagTATTATTGACACTAGTGACCATGTTCATCTGCTTCTGTGGGATGTTGCAGTTTGCCTTCCAGCTAGGAACATACATGGCTTACCCTTGGTATATAATATGACGACCTTGGTACATTAACAttgcaaacaaaaatgcatgagTGTTGTTTAATTCAAGACAATTGTTATGTATGATGAAAGGAGTACACTGTAGATGTTATAATTACTTCATTGTATCATTCACATTTTGTTAGTTAAGATATTACAATACTTTAATTGAAGGCTTTGGTCAAGCATGAATGAAGAAAATGTCTATAGAGATATtttcacatgtatataaaaagatGGTTTAAGtagtatttcaattaattttacatttcagAAACTGAAAGCTGTGACAGCAGGAAAGAAAACCATTAGAAAAAACACACCATTGCCTAAGCCAAAAAGATGTGCGAACAAGGTataaaaaattcaaatcaattatttaactgtattaaaaataaatttaacttttattatttcaaatgatttatgacaaataatttatttgtcataAATCATTTCACGGTGAAATTGCTTACATCTGATTGTCAATATTCTCATAATATCTCATTTAAGGTGTGTTACTACACAATAGGGTAATCATGGTAATGCATAGTTGTTTCAACttttataactgttttgaaTAGTTATGCCCAATGGttacttttttactttaactTCAACATTTTTAGCATCAGCATTGGTTGAACTGTCCTGACTGCAAGGTTAGATGTTCTAGGGACGATTTTCTCCTAGATCATATACACAAACGTCATGTTCATGGAAGGACCATTTCAAAGTATATTCAGATGGATGTTAAATCAAAGGTAAATGAGATTAGGAAATGAAACATCTTTTTGATCAAAAGTCACAAATAGTCTGATCTCGTTGATTATTGAGAGAGTGACTGGTATTTTTTTGTAgagacatgtttaaaataaatgatataaaagaaataataaaggAGTTTTGAGGTAGTAGAATTTGGTGATgtagtaaaaaataatataattctatataattgtaaaagatatgtaaaacatattaagatcaATATCTGTAGACAGTTCTTACTCTTgaagaatattatttattacttgtttaaattatacTCTTTGTTGACTCAGGATTCTCCAAGGAAACAGGCACCATGGGCAATCTTTGAGGATAAGGAAGACCGTCAAGTAAATCTCAATCCCCCCAAGAAaggtaagaaaaaaataacagaaggGTACGTATTTACAAAGAAATCAGTGCATTTAAATGTTCGACATGATTGTTGTGACTAAGTTTGCTTTGTATGACATTGGAAGTATTCAGAAGATAactctttattttattattttttagtttacaGTATTAAGCATTTGTAGGCAATGTATTCATTTCAGATTTATGGTATTACAagcttatttttaaaatgtttaaactgttaatGTTTAAAGCATGAAAATCTTTACAGACTTTCAACAGAACGTGGATACTACAAGAAGGAGGTTATTGTTGGCCAATGATGTTGAGCAGAACCCTGGACCGGTAAAAAGTATTCACTTTCATTATACTTATTAAAGGGCAACagtaataattatcattataatcataAACTTAGTCAATATTCAATTCAAACAAAGTCTTGAGAACATTTGTCTTAAATATGTAATCATAAAAAcgattaatttatttaatatgttaagAAGTGGTTTAAGGTTATGAGAATAATATATTCACTAAAAATATGTGTGAAATATGATGATTTACTATGTTTATTGAAgataattttgttattgttacaattttaatttttttatcaagttaCATTCTATTTACTTGCATTCCTATTTATTAGACTACTAGAGTAGCAGAAACCTTCATCAGCATTGAGGATTGGTTGTCAACACTACCAGAGGGTCAGCTCCATGACACAACAGATTTACTCTCATGCCCCATTAATTTGGTAAAACACTTGAACTGAGATATGGATTACAAAATTAtgcattatatgtatataagaattattttcttaccccttttaattttttcatgatacatataaataacatttgtcaattgattgtttttttctataacattctttattttctgAAGAAGAAAAACCTTTGTCAATGACTCTTAATCATGCATTGTGtggaaaatacaatatttgaacaataatttaGAAGAATGAAAGAAATCTTGTATGGGTATagaattttatcaatttcagaGAGTGGAGTTGAATATCCCTTTCTTCAATGGTGAGTCCTGTGACCTTCCAGCCTCTGGACCATATACTGTAGCTGACCATTTACAAAACATGGAAAAAGTAAGGTCAGGACAACTTGATTATAAAATGCTTAATAGAAATACACTTATAAATAAGTTACTTTGTGCTGAAGACAGGTCCATGGCAAGAATAAAGGGGGTAATGATCAAGGACCTTCTACCTCCTCTGCCCACTCTGATTCTGTTTTGGAAAATGATAAACAACTGAGATACGACTTTATTGAAACAGAAAGATCAGAATTAATATCAGACTTTTATAGTGGTACTTCTTTAAGGTCAAGTTTGAAAAGAAAGCTTGATTCAGAACCAAGTCGATATAAGTGTGAATGGTTCaaaactttaattgataatcTTGATAGATGCTCCCCTGCAATTAtctttataaagaaaattttaGAGATAATGGTTCAAAATGAAATGCTTACGTCAAAGAGGCAGAGTATTTTAAAGCCTGAAACAGTAGCAGCCAATTAAGCATCATATGACAAATGCACTCAGGGAACATTTGCTTGTACTGTTTTCAAATGCAGtattgatgatgttgttgttcaTTATGTTCGCTACATTGAATCTGGGGTTTTTGATGGCTTTTTGGAACAAAGGTTTCTTTTTGAACTCCAACAGCAGTATGGACTGACTGAGCAAAGTACAATCCTTCATAGTGTATTGACGTCTGAGGATATTAAGAAAAGGCATTTGATCAATAATAAACGTGATAACATCAGAGACCACCCTGGTACAATATTTCAAAGGAATGTCAAAAGTATATTACCTTGTATTGCAGACTTATCAAAGTTACCGTCTACCGAAGAAATGTGTCTTTTTGGACATACTGTTTGTCTTAttccattcaaaaataatgtttcattagTAAATGAAGATAAGACATTTCTTAGCAATTCTCTTTCTGTAAGAAATATAGAAAAATTAATAGTAGACTTTCGTCTCAATAGGTCTCTTCCAGTTTCTTTTCCAGATTCACGATGCATGATGCAACTGCCAACACAGGTGTTGAGTACTCTTGAAAAGCAATCAGTATTTCTAAATTGCATGGCAGGTGACATAAGGGCACTAAatgatttaaagtattttacagTTAAATGTAGGTTTgattcaaatttgttaaaaacaacTTGTCATGCAACCTCTGTGAGAAATAAAACTCTTTCACTTTATCTTGAAGGAAATACTGATGCATTGTTCTCATTTTATAAGGAAGTTTTTTTCCCAGAGTCTGTTTTAATGAATTCAGGAGAAACTACTACTATATCTGAACATGAACCAGCTCCAAAAAGAACCAGAAAAGGATTTAGATTAGTGACAGTGACAGCAAATGCTCTTGAACACACACTTGAAGCTACATCTGAGCATAATTCAATCTCAGAGATGAGTGTCTCggtttatgaaaattattgtcttAATATTAAGTCTGAACAAGGAAAATTTGTCATAGCACAAAATGAGGATGACACTCTCATTTGTTGTTTAAACAACTATAGTGAAACTGATGGTTCTTTTAAGgtgaatgattttgtttacaccGTTAAATATCAGCAAGAATCAGGCTCCTTCTATTACTGTTCCTGCAGCATATACAAAACTCTATTGAATGTCCCTGATTGTAATTCATTGGAAATGACTGTGTAGTTTTAGATATCCAGGGTAATTGTGTTACATGCATACATTGTAGGTTTGTGAAAGAGATGGTTGTTCCGTATCTCCCAGATGCAGGCAAGGCAATGGGAAATGACGGGccaaacatttttgttcaacAAGGATTACAGTATGTAGGTAATTCGCTAGTTGAAATGTACAAAGGTAAGAATTTGCGTAAGTATTATGTGTTAGCTGGTGAAGACAGCTTGCCAGTTATGGTAAGGttaacttttaataaaagtAAGGGAACCTACATAGTGACTTGTGACAGTGGCCAGTGCAAGGCAGGAAAGGGTCATAAGAAATATGTCGGCAACTTGCTCACATCAAAGGTTTGTAAACATCTGTCTGTTCTAAAATCACAATCAGAGCACTGGCTTGATCTTCTTGAGGATGGAGTTGATGCTGGTGATGGAGATAGTTCAGACTGTGACATGGTTACAATAACTCCAGTGGCAAATTTTactgatgatggtgatgaagtTGAAAGGTTAGAAACGTTTGAAGTTGAAAGTAGTACTGGGCCAagtgatagtggtggtggtggtagtagtagtagtttacACTATTTTGAAGAAGAAACCGGGCTTTGGAATTTTCCTGCAAAGAGCAATCATCTTCCCTGTGAGCAAGGAATCAGTAAGTTGATGCTTAATACCTGCAATCGTGACACCTGGTCAACTCCTGATTGTGAGAGAGATGCAAACGGATGTGTGTATGGGGTAGAGCTATCTCCATCTGTTCCTGAAGGTAATTGTGATTGCGGTGCTGGGTGGCTAGATGAGAACAATCAGGGTAAGACTTTGAAGGAGCGTCCAGTACCTTTGACTGTTTATACAGGTACAGCTCCGGTCAAATGTATGGTTTATAGTAGGTTATGTTGTAGTTTAGTAAATCCATGTAAGTTAACATGGCAAGAGGGTAAGGATGAATGCCTTCATGTCTTTAGTAATgtgaatatttgatatatatttttgaacatCTGCTTTGTGTTTTCCTCAATCCTCTTCAGAGAGCAGCACATTATTACCATGACAGCAGGGAGGATCAACCAAACCAGTGTCGACTTACTGCTTTAGTTCATCTTTCTCTCTGGACATCATCTTATAAAGAATCTTAGtgataataattatcaaataacaagaaacaaatattaaaaagtgtttaaaaaaatattagcattGACTTTACATCTAGTCTCGAAATTCAAAGTGTTGTCACTACAACTTAATAGACAGATCATTGAAAGCTGAGATTGCTCTATATTTCATTTCCGAATACATCTATTTGTCTATCAAAGAACCTTTTCGACATAATACCAATTGTATCTTAGATTatcattgttaacattattaGCTCATCTACTGCATATTACAtattgaatgtacatgtactagcaAATGTTAAGATTATAGATTGTATCTTTGGCCAACAAACTTTGTATGAAATAGAgtgtaataatattgttattgtttgactAAAATTTTGAAAgaccattttttctttaacagtACATAGACAATgtgctgattgttcagaactttgttaaatttaaatcatttcagCTCTGCACGTTTATAGGATAAACTTTTGATTAATTTTGATCTTAATAACTAaaaagttattgttttcatacagTTCCAACACAAGTCCTTTTACAGTGTTCTAAAGCTGCAaactcacagattgaccgtttttatgttattttttgtctttgaattcGCAAATTTTTGAGATATATAAGATTTTGcagttttttaaatttacatttgaaaatgtatgttttattgctaaaagcgTTTTATAATGCGTTTTTCAATCAATTCTGATATGTTATATTGTGAGTTAGCCGATTCATAGACATAGAAAAACAGTCAAAAATGTCattctgtgagagagcagctttaaaggtgaGGTACAAAAAATGTTCTAAATGTCAATGAtctatttgttttgattaagtAGAAGAGTGTTTTACTTGCTTTAACATGTAGACATAgtcataacataattataatcagTAGTGTTTTATTCAGACACAATGTGAAAAAAGATATATGTCCTGTCAAACCACATGTGAGTGTAAAGGGACTTGTGTGTGGCACTGTATTAATTACTTTATAAAGGAGGAAAGGGTTGGCTGTAAGGGGATGGAGGAGgccaaaaatgaaaacaagttcattatcaaaatataacaaaatatcattgtacTTGTATGATTTGCAACtttttggaaaatgtcaattacTATGAAAGTTGTTTGTGAATTATAAATGTTGGATATATTGACAGTATTCTcgatgtcaatatatttttttttgtgagtatatttttactatttgaaaaataaataccaacTTTGAACTACGTATTTTCCTATTTACATcctttaataagaaaatataccagaaacatatatattgtgcATAGCGTGTGTTGTCGTCGTCAACTTTTcacaatatgaaaaataatcacaTAGTCTTGGCGAAGGTCTATGCGCCGGTTCACCAAAAATTGTAGAcacacaatattaaatgatgagCTCTGGAAGTGTGTTTGTATGAAAGAACGCATCCAGTCCAACCTCGTTGGCTTTAACTCCCAGGAAacggcgaaaatacatcgagataagcgggaatgcttacatttagtattaataaatcggtcctttacatccagttcgagccaacgaggagttcgagtcaacggggttcaGCTGAATAAATTATGGTATATATTAATGGGCAACGTAAATATTAAAGGAAGATATACATTCTAATCTActaaaactgtttaataaaaCGAACCGCAATAAGAcatctttaaagatgcactcttactctcaaataagattaaccataattcatgatattgttttaatattccaaaaaggatgaagaaatgtcgaaaacaatgtgtttattaaggataccgagtttaatttgaaagcaatAAGCATAAagacacggtatttctaccttataaaactaaagtagaccacagtaaatctttaagtattcaccaatcatttaatattttatgcgctttctgcttttaaatacacatttacaatcttgttataagtaataaatattttttattgattttgaataacagtgtcaatttaaaaaatatggcGAGGAAGACTGAACATATGAAAAGTGCCGTTTCGCGAATGTATTTTCATACGCTCAGATGAACGAACACTGGTACGGCAATAAAACAGACATGATTTGTACTGAAATGTTATTGCTACAAGAAAATACTTAAAGAAGCcatttgattaaattatttagAGTTTTGACTATCGGTCGAAGTCGGGGCAGGTTGTGCGGCATGTGCAAAGTCGCTAACGTTTGCGGTTGTATTCTACCCAGCTCCAGAACGGGGAAATCAAATTacattacatatttttgaaatttggtaGGGCGGTTGGTCTCGGTGACCTTCACCTTAAATCGTCGTTAAACCGCAATGTTGTTTAGTTCCTTATATAAAGTATGCATGGGACAACTTAATTTAACGGACTCTGCGACATTAGAAAATAAGCAGTCAATGGAGTGCGAATACGCtatgaacatgtttaaaggTCATTTTTTCTGATCTTGCCCCGATCCGTGACCCTGAccaattttgaaaagttttgagctcgggttttttttttcttttgcccCACCATCCAAGCGCATGCACTTGTCATAAGCCTTGAGTTCGgcttaatttgaaatttattcactattaaattatttatcatcCAAATAAGGCGATATTGGTCTCAAAAGTTGCGGACGGACAGACACTCGTGATTTAAGGTGGACTACGTGTCAGTCGCTTCCATAGAAAGTGACTGTCGTGTTTTTGTATGATGGGATTTGCTCGGATCAGCAGATCTCGAAAGTCCCATTCTATCAATTTTACCTTGATCGGCCACCTTAACAGATAAAAAATCCAAATATGTTGCAAGTGGTTGGGTTTTTACAAGACCTTTAGAATGATGTATTGAACAATCTTGATTTATTCCCGGATCATGCTGAGTTAGTCCATCAACGCGTTCGAATCCAGGTCATGATTGACAGAAAAAGCCAGACTTGcatggtaatattttttttctagtaattaattaattaagaattATGCAGAAGTATAACATGCTTGCAGAGGACACTTAGACATGTCGAGCAATGGCTCTCCTCTGTTTCTGGGTTCGAACCTGCTCGAAAAGAATCGCTCGATATATCGCAGTCAGTTCTGCAATGCTAACTTGAAAGAGCAAGAGCTCGGTAGATTTCATATAAAATAGccttttttatgtttcaattaatatttttcttcataataataataatagttaatcCATGTGTCTTTAAATATGAGTAATTGTGTCAGCTTTggaaagtatgaaaaaatgtatttttgcataCTGCTCTTGTAATTTCAGGGTACCGCATTTTTAACTCCTATATATCACGATCCGGACTTTAGGTCATGAAATGAAATCTTTGTTTGGCTAAACTGCTGAAAATCTTATCCATCATTTAcgtatttcatttacaataattcatggaagaacttttatttttattttgtttgtgttgatcGAGGattgtttatcattaaatatgaatatagaaTATCCTCATAAAATGtgtagcagtcaacagttttagCATAAAGTTCGGagtcttattttttttcaacctTATTGTCTCTTCATTAAAATACAtcttaataaatgattttatctgcaaaaacaaatatgtccATCAAGTTAGAAGCTAATATTTCGCATATTAAATTGTATccagtttattaaaaaaatacggtGAAATATGTCTAAAATAGGTATTTTGGGAATTTGAATAACAAATTCACATACATTTTGGAATTCAAAAATTccggaaaaaaaaacacgagaGTAAAAACCGCCATAGAGTAAACAAATGTTCTTGATAAAACGGAATGTCCCTGCTGACTTgtcagttttaattgtttttattcgtTTCTTTTGTCCATACGAGCAATAGTTGAGAAGGGCAACTGTGACATAAAGtaacatttcaataattaagAATGGGCGAAGTAAAATACTACTTCATATCATCTAAGAATACTACCTCTGGTTAACAAATTGTCAACGCATtgtgtattggatgagtggCAGAAGGCGGGCCTTTAAACACCTGTAAAGGGTGAAATTACTAATTAAtgctatctgcaatttcattggctgcaAATGTTGGCTGTATTCTAAGCAAATATGGTGTATGGCAACTAATGAAATagattcaaaatttattcaCAAAACACACAGCCCATGGCCATTATATTTTAGtgataacataattatgaaataagatACAAATGTATGATTCGGAAGAGAacattcaaacttaaaataataaacataactgttttacaaataaattttgttcCATCGTTTCATGAACTCAACTAAAGCATTACAATTTATCTGATTCATCTTCCTCCATAACATAATGTCTGCAAACGACAATCATTCAATGATAAACATTCAAGAAACAGAATGTTAAGTACCTTACCATACAAATTAAATCCATTAGTAtgactttttttgaaaacatcaaattgaatgaccacatatatatttgatattttatttatatcataactaTGATTATTCTAATGACTAAATACATACAATGTCACTATATTACATGAACATATCAAATACTATTCATTTAGGAGTACATCAAGTAATAAAGCTAGTTgtatataaaaagaatataattatcaatgacattatttgaagaatgtgatttttttacaatctaGTATAAAAATCTGTATGAAAACATGGTGGCACTATGGTATAAATTTAACTACTCAAATATTgcttaatatcatattttattattgtataactTATATACTGTTTAATACATTATCAATACAACATTTCATGGGTTCATATGTAAAATGTTGTACCcattaaacaactttaaaaatgatgccaatgtaaatatgaaaagttcatgatacaacaaataaaaaattctGGAAATagtcaaataaaaacaagacaaaaataaagatGATATTGGAGTTTTATACTtagtaattattgtttaatttcttaCGGGAATTATGTCCATTGCTATCTTAATGAACTTGATCAACATAATTGGTTAATTTcgtcaaaaaaatgttttgtaataatttgttttgaatgcaAAAATAAGAATTGTATTTGTATCTGTATCCATATTACAAGTTTATGATTTCTTCACAGTTGAACAGCATATGAGGGGATATAAGTAGTAGCCTTATTTGATCCATAGCAAAATTTGACTAGAAAAAAACcctatttaaatatacatttaattcaaGACAATACTAACTTGTTGACCAGCACAGATTTCTTATTCCAAACAGTTGTACTTAAGAAAGCTGTTACATATGAAAATTATACATGAAAGCATCTTAACCAGTGACAGTTTACTCCCATACTTTTGTATCTTCCCAATGAAAAGTCAATGACCATATCACTTCAAAATAAACTGTACCATCTTACAGGCTTCTTGTATCAAACTTCTTAAAAATTcaatcaatgatttaaaaacataaagaaTGTATAGCAAAATCGAATTAATACAAGCCTAAGGAATCATCAAGGTCTCCAAAAAAAGTCTCTGATGCATCTAAGGCCATGGACCAGGTCAGTCTGTACCATACAGCCGTCTTATTGccatacaaatgtatgaatgaGTTTTAAAGACCAGTGAATGTCTAAACATGCCAACAGGTTTTATGTAACTTGTACACTGATATGAGTCAATAGCTAATTTTCAAAGAGCTAGCATGACCATCTCATGGCAGTCTGCAGGTTGATGACCATCTCATACAAGGCTGCAGGTGGATGAGCATCTTATGGCAGAGTACAGGTGGCTGACCATCTGATAAGAATACAGGTGGATGCCCATCTCATGGCAGACTGCAGGTGGATGTCCATCTCATGGCAGACTGCAATTGCATGACCATATCATGGCAGACTGCAGGTGGATGGCCATCTCATGGAAGACTGCAGGTGGATAGCCATCTCATGGCATACTGCAGGTGAATAACCATCTCATGGCAGACTGCATGTGGATGGTCATCTCATGGCAGACTGCAGGTGGACGACCATCTCATGGCAGACTGCAGGTGGATGACTGTCTCATCATGGCATACTGAAGGTGGATTACAAtgcaattattcaaacaaattgtCCAGTTAAATTGTGAATAACATTATGTAAGGTTATATCAAAGAGGATATTACATGACTGCTTATGCAATGCAGAGTTCATGAAAGAAgtttctttaaattaataaaagtaagcatttcatttaatttttttaaatttaagcttaaaatcaataaaatttaacaagttAAACGTTTAATTTGCATACTTTCAACAacagttatgtttaaaaaactaaaatggTGTTAATGCATGATGGCATAACcgttaatgatataaatacaatgtaattgtttgtttcagtgagagatggcaatatatttcacagataGACTGCCAAATCCTATATATCACAAGTGAACCAAGTAAATATGttgcttttggtgttcacaatgCGAAATTTGCTGTAATCTTACACTTAAAAGAATAAAGAGTGACAATTCATTGTAGTTCTTCATAAACCTTGAAAGCCAATGTCACATCATTAAACAGGTAAACATCATTGGTGAATCTGTACAAACCACCAAAAACCTTAtaccaataataaaacaatttaaatcagGCTCACTGGTTCAATATTATATGTGACACTATCATCTAcataatcagtgtgtgtataccacatgataaactgtgtcataaatgttacaccggaaggcaatattttgcttcagatgaagactttaaacaaagacaaagataactttcatatttattcaccatttaaatgaaacattgcgCAGTCTACGCCGTTTAAGGAGCACCTCCTTctgtcttttaccagagttcaATTGAGAGTTTAGTTAAAATACTTCCGACAAACTTTTTCTcaccgtctgacggagcactgtcaaaacattattttggaaacttgtttgtcgaagtgttagaTGAAACTAaacaccttatcaaacttcagTAATAAAAGGAAGGCGGGGctatttaagcggcatagactgcccttggtttcatttaaattggtgtagtaaaagaaaagttatctttgctttaagtcttcattttaaacaaaatgttgccttcggacgtagcatatatgacgtaatttatcatgtggtatacacacactgataagtATTGCACTGTGATTAAATTGGCACTAAATCATCTAACGTTTAAAACTTTATGATGAAGATATAGTTTTCCTTCAACAATAGTATAGCCTGCAAAGTAGTTTGATCAGGActcatattaattattttgtgtaCAACAGAAAATTATGTAATCAATACTTTCTTCACTGATATACTGCTCATGAATTTTAACACCCACTGATTGCTTACTTTTAGCTAATTTACTAATGgcaaaaaattgacaaaaatgttttagaattgATTTCATATGACATTGTTATCAGCCTCTTGTTTCCAGTCCGCTTGTCCTTATTTAATGTGGCTTTATACACGAACATTGTTCCAACACTAATTCAGTACTCAGTTTTAATATCGCTGccatttctttgttttcaattgaatcATTGTAATCTTTTTGATGTGATTATTTTAGAACAACATCAATATCTACTAACTAATTTTGTGAAATCCTTTAGCTATTAATTGTACTCTGAAGCAGAAAAGCTAAAACCAAGGTAGGTTACGTTGCAAATtacttatacaaataaaattttaaagcCAATTTTAAGTCACCATTCCAAACCATTAAATAGGtccattataaaaaaatcgcAGACCGTATAGTGCTGACATGAATTTCCCATTTCAAGGTAAATTTTAGCTCACTGTACATGTTATAAACAATAAGAGGTAAAGATTTGCTGAAATATCTTTAGATTAAATAATccaatttcattttctattcCAGGTAGCACAAAGAGTGGATGCTCAGGAGAGAACCATCACAATACTGCAAGCAAAGTTTAAAAGAACCAAAAGTGTGAACTATATCACAATCTGCATGAACTCTGACTGAGAAGTGTCACAAAATGGATAATTATTCCTCAAGACTACTTTCCAAATTACATTATCTCAATGAAACTACACTGCTAGACTAACTAAGCAAGTTTCAAGAATTGAAAAGAATACCTGTCCACTTATCCAAATGTAACAACAGACCAATACCCATCAAAAGTACTTCATCAACATCAATGGATCTTTAACGGATATCACCTGAAAcatgaaataagaataaaacaacagtaCTGCTTATGCTAGGCCAAAAGGGTAAAACCCAACTGAATTAGTACCAGAATCATATGATACTGCTTTGGTCATTTTTGTATA is from Mya arenaria isolate MELC-2E11 chromosome 9, ASM2691426v1 and encodes:
- the LOC128246295 gene encoding uncharacterized protein LOC128246295; this encodes MIMIQMMAQIHEEDLKNVPIRIKLPEKKEKVQNRQETPERKGRKKMKVQERKRGKTSIIDTSDHVHLLLWDVAVCLPARNIHGLPLKLKAVTAGKKTIRKNTPLPKPKRCANKDSPRKQAPWAIFEDKEDRQVNLNPPKKDFQQNVDTTRRRLLLANDVEQNPGPTTRVAETFISIEDWLSTLPEGQLHDTTDLLSCPINLRVELNIPFFNGESCDLPASGPYTVADHLQNMEKVRFVKEMVVPYLPDAGKAMGNDGPNIFVQQGLQYVGNSLVEMYKGKNLRKYYVLAGEDSLPVMVRLTFNKSKGTYIVTCDSGQCKAGKGHKKYVGNLLTSKVCKHLSVLKSQSEHWLDLLEDGVDAGDGDSSDCDMVTITPVANFTDDGDEVERLETFEVESSTGPSDSGGGGSSSSLHYFEEETGLWNFPAKSNHLPCEQGISKLMLNTCNRDTWSTPDCERDANGCVYGVELSPSVPEGNCDCGAGWLDENNQGKTLKERPVPLTVYTGTAPVKCMRAAHYYHDSREDQPNQCRLTALVHLSLWTSSYKES